A window of Zingiber officinale cultivar Zhangliang chromosome 5A, Zo_v1.1, whole genome shotgun sequence contains these coding sequences:
- the LOC121980534 gene encoding sister chromatid cohesion 1 protein 4-like isoform X2, whose translation MFYSQFILAKKGPLGTIWIAAHLERKLRKNQVADTNIGDSVDSILSPEVPIALRLSSHLLLGVVRIYSRKVNYLFHDCSEALLKVKQAFRSTAVDLPPEESIAPYHSITLPETFHLDDFELPDSAIHGDFVDHHVSTKEQITLQDTMDGTGYSTLQFGLDETFGDGTASQIGLELEEDLFLVEDNHPSQHDASTLVSDECAVHHDQSLFSFPLTPMDIDDDDKSGIVKDRDVADSKDISQFSNPQSMIYMKEYNIQTPDLNEIFSPSDAVEDVSREPCQSFMSSSTTGVSALVVNFADAPSTDGFREEIFSGNMNEVPAISSHPDPSDSPCTVLIRPDSLLHPGHPQLATYELDSENTGQAPFSFSEPPKHREQRVSIDETQMECGQKSMSDLQDGCTFGQEKLRTADEQMENHGEAICRETTQVEGLESCSALHESIPSISSLHISQIDTEIFATPKTSDENSHAYGLVCVKNSNSCGAETQPSSCCSVDYIEVSPSFNGDSSALCSNMHLLSSTSQANEANVIVQPDETLTQNVSGVSVEEPAICSNSPRQENKLHKNDSSFELQDTELESQQNPHDLFTESAKDSNKNELLADPCQKDTEKNKLNCSVSSDFLEPEKMLLAPTGDGDQTNELSQVTEEKGVIESDGSVNRITSLSGKKRCIMETTSAWQIDSSGIVSGRSQSRKNTDYVPDDDDLLASILDGRRTSLLRIGPTPTLRETSLKRPKLIPRSSGPKRKVLLDDTTVLYADVIRQQLISTDDIKRMRKKAPCTRPEILMIERCSLEDEIFNEFIITGISSELNGLHKQRFLPATGQNNSYDEPPKESDNTRALEFVQEVQQIETTEQISITPEYGVGETRAPSCVSLTTEGMIIPSKDDKISLDDTSHIAVFAEGNDDYPLFVRQLVDETFQAGDVSSVMNEAQHISEYASAVSLDYAHDDSKGGIVDNNALSIANDPTTDAGAHDSISASIIHGSVGPLDTESQNEQEATNVVATSTQPLDTASLDEQENINVVAKCLTAEILGPAVDDAFHESDPSLTTNLSTIISEGNTSQDVIMDAAVDKFVAIVNQYENGSVLNALVDNEGQRSIHSEENFTTDAICLERPEMSPKTNIESENVPSAVGENSSFQEFNLESGMVVESTPMDLVTAKDYSDFCNTIDDNDTEFLNVDDDDDDDNDYHEENDVAHAEDASLENSGWSSRTRGVARFLKKVFDEESGHGRKSVALDHLITGKSRKEASRMFFETLVLKTKDYIHVEQENSSGFITILPRSKLLKAEF comes from the exons TGATTTTGTTGATCACCATGTCAGTACAAAAGAACAGATTACACTTCAAGATACTATGGATGGAACAGGATATTCCACATTACAATTTGGATTGGATG AAACATTTGGTGATGGAACTGCTTCCCAGATTGGTTTAGAGCTCGAGGAG GACCTGTTCTTGGTGGAGGATAATCACCCTTCTCAGCATGATGCAAGTACTCTGGTGTCTGATGAATG TGCTGTGCATCATGATcaatctttattttcttttcctctaaCTCCAATGGATATTGATGATGATGACAAAAGTGGGATAGTCAAAGATAGAGATGTTGCAGATTCGAAGGATATTTCTCAATTTTCTAATCCTCAAAGTATGATCTATATGAAAGAGTACAACATTCAGACTCCTGATCTCAATGAAATCTTTTCTCCTAGTGATGCTGTTGAAGATGTTTCTAGAGAACCTTGCCAATCTTTTATGTCATCAAGTACTACTGGTGTTTCAGCACTAGTGGTTAATTTTGCagatgctccttcaactgatggTTTCAGGGAGGAAATATTTTCAGGTAACATGAATGAAGTTCCTGCTATAAGTTCCCATCCAGACCCTTCGGATTCACCTTGTACAGTGTTGATTAGACCTGATTCTCTCTTACATCCTGGGCATCCACAATTAGCGACTTATGAGCTTGATTCAGAAAATACAGGGCAAGCTCCTTTCTCTTTTTCAGAACCTCCCAAACATAGAGAACAAAGAGTTTCAATTGATGAAACTCAAATGGAATGTGGACAGAAGAGTATGAGTGATTTGCAGGATGGATGCACTTTTGGTCAAGAGAAACTTCGTACAGCTGATGAACAAATGGAAAATCATGGGGAGGCCATATGTCGTGAAACAActcaagttgaaggtttggaatCCTGCAGTGCTTTGCATGAGTCAATTCCTTCTATATCCTCTCTTCAcatatcacaaattgatactgaAATATTTGCAACTCCCAAAACATCTGATGAAAATTCACATGCATATGGTTTGGTGTGTGTCAAAAATAGCAATTCATGTGGGGCTGAAACTCAGCCATCAAGTTGTTGCAGTGTAGATTATATAGAAGTCAGTCCAAGCTTCAATGGAGATTCATCTGCATTGTGTTCCAATATGCATTTGTTATCCTCTACTTCGCAGGCCAATGAAGCAAATGTAATCGTCCAACCAGATGAAACTTTAACACAAAATGTTTCTGGAGTTTCAGTTGAAGAGCCAGCTATTTGTTCAAACTCACCCAGGCAAGAAAATAAGCTTCATAAAAATGACTCTTCCTTTGAGCTGCAAG ATACTGAATTGGAGTCGCAACAGAATCCACATGATTTATTTACAGAATCTGCCAAGGATAGCAACAAAAACGAGTTACTGGCTGATCCGTGCCAGAAAGACACAGAAAAGAATAAATTGAATTGTTCTGTTAGCTCTGATTTCCTTGAACCTGAAAAGATGCTCTTAGCACCTACTGGAGATGGTGATCAGACAAATGAATTAAGTCAGGTAACTGAAGAAAAGGGGGTGATAGAGTCTGATGGAAGTGTTAATAGGATCACCAGTCTCTCTGGGAAAAAGCGTTGTATAATGGAAACCACATCAGCTTGGCAAATTGACAGCTCAGGCATAGTCTCAGGAAGATCACAATCTAGAAAAAACACTGACTATGTTCCAGATGATGATGATTTGCTAGCTTCTATATTAG ATGGTAGAAGGACTTCACTTTTGAGGATAGGACCTACACCTACCCTTAGAGAAACTTCTCTAAAACGCCCTAAACTCATACCGAGATCAAGTGGCCCAAAGAGGAAGGTGCTATTGGATGATACTACAGTTTTATATGCTGA TGTAATAAGGCAGCAATTAATAAGTACTGATGACATAAAGCGCATGAGGAAGAAGGCACCTTGTACACGCCCTGAAATCTTGATGATCGAGAGGTGTTCACTAGAAGATGAAATTTTTAATGAGTTTATAATCACTG GTATATCATCGGAACTGAATGGCTTGCACAAGCAAAGATTTCTTCCTGCAACTGGCCAAAATAATTCCTATGATGAACCACCTAAAGAATCTGACAATACCAGAGCCTTGGAATTTGTTCAGGAAGTTCAGCAAATAGAAACAACTGAGCAAATTTCAATTACACCAGAGTATGGTGTCGGTGAAACCAGGGCTCCATCATGTGTTTCTTTAACTACTGAGGGAATGATAATTCCTTCTAAAGATGACAAGATTTCTCTTGATGATACCAGCCATATTGCTGTATTTGCAGAAGGTAATGATGACTACCCACTTTTTGTGCGGCAATTAGTTGATGAAACGTTCCAAGCTGGAGATGTTTCTTCTGTGATGAATGAGGCACAGCACATTTCTGAATATGCTTCTGCTGTGAGCTTAGATTATGCCCATGATGATTCAAAGGGAGGGATTGTTGATAACAATGCGCTTTCAATTGCAAATGATCCTACAACGGATGCAGGTGCTCATGATTCTATTAGTGCATCCATAATACACGGAAGCGTGGGGCCACTGGATACTGAATCCCAAAATGAACAAGAAGCTACGAACGTTGTTGCCACAAGCACACAACCACTGGACACTGCATCACTAGATGAACAAGAAAATATCAATGTAGTTGCTAAGTGTTTGACTGCTGAAATTCTGGGCCCAGCAGTAGATGATGCGTTCCATGAGTCTGATCCTAGTTTGACAACCAATTTATCAACTATTATCTCTGAAGGAAACACTTCTCAAGATGTCATCATGGATGCTGCAGTTGACAagtttgttgcaattgttaatcaATATGAGAATGGAAGTGTTTTAAATGCTTTAGTGGACAATGAAGGGCAGAGATCCATCCATAGTGAGGAAAATTTTACTACTGATGCTATCTGCTTGGAAAGACCGGAAATGTCTCCTAAAACAAATATTGAGAGTGAAAATGTTCCATCAGCCGTGGGTGAAAACTCTAGCTTCCAGGAATTTAACTTGGAGAGCGGTATGGTTGTTGAAAGCACTCCCATGGACTTGGTTACTGCAAAAGATTATAGT GACTTCTGCAACACAATTGACGACAATGACACAG AGTTTCTTAACgtagacgacgacgacgacgacgacaatGATTATCATGAAGAAAATGATGTAGCACATGCTGAAGATGCATCACTTGAGAACAGTGGTTGGTCTTCAAGGACAAG AGGCGTTGCTCGCTTCCTGAAAAAGGTGTTTGATGAAGAATCTGGGCACGGGAGGAAATCTGTTGCTCTGGACCACCTTATCACAGGCAAAAGTCGCAAAGAAGCATCAAGAATGTTCTTCGAAACTCTG GTGCTAAAAACGAAAGATTATATACATGTCGAGCAAGAGAACTCTTCCGGGTTCATCACAATACTACCAAGATCAAAGCTTCTCAAGGCAGAGTTCTAA
- the LOC121980534 gene encoding sister chromatid cohesion 1 protein 4-like isoform X1 produces the protein MFYSQFILAKKGPLGTIWIAAHLERKLRKNQVADTNIGDSVDSILSPEVPIALRLSSHLLLGVVRIYSRKVNYLFHDCSEALLKVKQAFRSTAVDLPPEESIAPYHSITLPETFHLDDFELPDSAIHGDFVDHHVSTKEQITLQDTMDGTGYSTLQFGLDETFGDGTASQIGLELEEDLFLVEDNHPSQHDASTLVSDECAVHHDQSLFSFPLTPMDIDDDDKSGIVKDRDVADSKDISQFSNPQSMIYMKEYNIQTPDLNEIFSPSDAVEDVSREPCQSFMSSSTTGVSALVVNFADAPSTDGFREEIFSGNMNEVPAISSHPDPSDSPCTVLIRPDSLLHPGHPQLATYELDSENTGQAPFSFSEPPKHREQRVSIDETQMECGQKSMSDLQDGCTFGQEKLRTADEQMENHGEAICRETTQVEGLESCSALHESIPSISSLHISQIDTEIFATPKTSDENSHAYGLVCVKNSNSCGAETQPSSCCSVDYIEVSPSFNGDSSALCSNMHLLSSTSQANEANVIVQPDETLTQNVSGVSVEEPAICSNSPRQENKLHKNDSSFELQGNDSHLPNSTDTELESQQNPHDLFTESAKDSNKNELLADPCQKDTEKNKLNCSVSSDFLEPEKMLLAPTGDGDQTNELSQVTEEKGVIESDGSVNRITSLSGKKRCIMETTSAWQIDSSGIVSGRSQSRKNTDYVPDDDDLLASILDGRRTSLLRIGPTPTLRETSLKRPKLIPRSSGPKRKVLLDDTTVLYADVIRQQLISTDDIKRMRKKAPCTRPEILMIERCSLEDEIFNEFIITGISSELNGLHKQRFLPATGQNNSYDEPPKESDNTRALEFVQEVQQIETTEQISITPEYGVGETRAPSCVSLTTEGMIIPSKDDKISLDDTSHIAVFAEGNDDYPLFVRQLVDETFQAGDVSSVMNEAQHISEYASAVSLDYAHDDSKGGIVDNNALSIANDPTTDAGAHDSISASIIHGSVGPLDTESQNEQEATNVVATSTQPLDTASLDEQENINVVAKCLTAEILGPAVDDAFHESDPSLTTNLSTIISEGNTSQDVIMDAAVDKFVAIVNQYENGSVLNALVDNEGQRSIHSEENFTTDAICLERPEMSPKTNIESENVPSAVGENSSFQEFNLESGMVVESTPMDLVTAKDYSDFCNTIDDNDTEFLNVDDDDDDDNDYHEENDVAHAEDASLENSGWSSRTRGVARFLKKVFDEESGHGRKSVALDHLITGKSRKEASRMFFETLVLKTKDYIHVEQENSSGFITILPRSKLLKAEF, from the exons TGATTTTGTTGATCACCATGTCAGTACAAAAGAACAGATTACACTTCAAGATACTATGGATGGAACAGGATATTCCACATTACAATTTGGATTGGATG AAACATTTGGTGATGGAACTGCTTCCCAGATTGGTTTAGAGCTCGAGGAG GACCTGTTCTTGGTGGAGGATAATCACCCTTCTCAGCATGATGCAAGTACTCTGGTGTCTGATGAATG TGCTGTGCATCATGATcaatctttattttcttttcctctaaCTCCAATGGATATTGATGATGATGACAAAAGTGGGATAGTCAAAGATAGAGATGTTGCAGATTCGAAGGATATTTCTCAATTTTCTAATCCTCAAAGTATGATCTATATGAAAGAGTACAACATTCAGACTCCTGATCTCAATGAAATCTTTTCTCCTAGTGATGCTGTTGAAGATGTTTCTAGAGAACCTTGCCAATCTTTTATGTCATCAAGTACTACTGGTGTTTCAGCACTAGTGGTTAATTTTGCagatgctccttcaactgatggTTTCAGGGAGGAAATATTTTCAGGTAACATGAATGAAGTTCCTGCTATAAGTTCCCATCCAGACCCTTCGGATTCACCTTGTACAGTGTTGATTAGACCTGATTCTCTCTTACATCCTGGGCATCCACAATTAGCGACTTATGAGCTTGATTCAGAAAATACAGGGCAAGCTCCTTTCTCTTTTTCAGAACCTCCCAAACATAGAGAACAAAGAGTTTCAATTGATGAAACTCAAATGGAATGTGGACAGAAGAGTATGAGTGATTTGCAGGATGGATGCACTTTTGGTCAAGAGAAACTTCGTACAGCTGATGAACAAATGGAAAATCATGGGGAGGCCATATGTCGTGAAACAActcaagttgaaggtttggaatCCTGCAGTGCTTTGCATGAGTCAATTCCTTCTATATCCTCTCTTCAcatatcacaaattgatactgaAATATTTGCAACTCCCAAAACATCTGATGAAAATTCACATGCATATGGTTTGGTGTGTGTCAAAAATAGCAATTCATGTGGGGCTGAAACTCAGCCATCAAGTTGTTGCAGTGTAGATTATATAGAAGTCAGTCCAAGCTTCAATGGAGATTCATCTGCATTGTGTTCCAATATGCATTTGTTATCCTCTACTTCGCAGGCCAATGAAGCAAATGTAATCGTCCAACCAGATGAAACTTTAACACAAAATGTTTCTGGAGTTTCAGTTGAAGAGCCAGCTATTTGTTCAAACTCACCCAGGCAAGAAAATAAGCTTCATAAAAATGACTCTTCCTTTGAGCTGCAAG GAAATGATTCTCACTTACCTAATTCTACAGATACTGAATTGGAGTCGCAACAGAATCCACATGATTTATTTACAGAATCTGCCAAGGATAGCAACAAAAACGAGTTACTGGCTGATCCGTGCCAGAAAGACACAGAAAAGAATAAATTGAATTGTTCTGTTAGCTCTGATTTCCTTGAACCTGAAAAGATGCTCTTAGCACCTACTGGAGATGGTGATCAGACAAATGAATTAAGTCAGGTAACTGAAGAAAAGGGGGTGATAGAGTCTGATGGAAGTGTTAATAGGATCACCAGTCTCTCTGGGAAAAAGCGTTGTATAATGGAAACCACATCAGCTTGGCAAATTGACAGCTCAGGCATAGTCTCAGGAAGATCACAATCTAGAAAAAACACTGACTATGTTCCAGATGATGATGATTTGCTAGCTTCTATATTAG ATGGTAGAAGGACTTCACTTTTGAGGATAGGACCTACACCTACCCTTAGAGAAACTTCTCTAAAACGCCCTAAACTCATACCGAGATCAAGTGGCCCAAAGAGGAAGGTGCTATTGGATGATACTACAGTTTTATATGCTGA TGTAATAAGGCAGCAATTAATAAGTACTGATGACATAAAGCGCATGAGGAAGAAGGCACCTTGTACACGCCCTGAAATCTTGATGATCGAGAGGTGTTCACTAGAAGATGAAATTTTTAATGAGTTTATAATCACTG GTATATCATCGGAACTGAATGGCTTGCACAAGCAAAGATTTCTTCCTGCAACTGGCCAAAATAATTCCTATGATGAACCACCTAAAGAATCTGACAATACCAGAGCCTTGGAATTTGTTCAGGAAGTTCAGCAAATAGAAACAACTGAGCAAATTTCAATTACACCAGAGTATGGTGTCGGTGAAACCAGGGCTCCATCATGTGTTTCTTTAACTACTGAGGGAATGATAATTCCTTCTAAAGATGACAAGATTTCTCTTGATGATACCAGCCATATTGCTGTATTTGCAGAAGGTAATGATGACTACCCACTTTTTGTGCGGCAATTAGTTGATGAAACGTTCCAAGCTGGAGATGTTTCTTCTGTGATGAATGAGGCACAGCACATTTCTGAATATGCTTCTGCTGTGAGCTTAGATTATGCCCATGATGATTCAAAGGGAGGGATTGTTGATAACAATGCGCTTTCAATTGCAAATGATCCTACAACGGATGCAGGTGCTCATGATTCTATTAGTGCATCCATAATACACGGAAGCGTGGGGCCACTGGATACTGAATCCCAAAATGAACAAGAAGCTACGAACGTTGTTGCCACAAGCACACAACCACTGGACACTGCATCACTAGATGAACAAGAAAATATCAATGTAGTTGCTAAGTGTTTGACTGCTGAAATTCTGGGCCCAGCAGTAGATGATGCGTTCCATGAGTCTGATCCTAGTTTGACAACCAATTTATCAACTATTATCTCTGAAGGAAACACTTCTCAAGATGTCATCATGGATGCTGCAGTTGACAagtttgttgcaattgttaatcaATATGAGAATGGAAGTGTTTTAAATGCTTTAGTGGACAATGAAGGGCAGAGATCCATCCATAGTGAGGAAAATTTTACTACTGATGCTATCTGCTTGGAAAGACCGGAAATGTCTCCTAAAACAAATATTGAGAGTGAAAATGTTCCATCAGCCGTGGGTGAAAACTCTAGCTTCCAGGAATTTAACTTGGAGAGCGGTATGGTTGTTGAAAGCACTCCCATGGACTTGGTTACTGCAAAAGATTATAGT GACTTCTGCAACACAATTGACGACAATGACACAG AGTTTCTTAACgtagacgacgacgacgacgacgacaatGATTATCATGAAGAAAATGATGTAGCACATGCTGAAGATGCATCACTTGAGAACAGTGGTTGGTCTTCAAGGACAAG AGGCGTTGCTCGCTTCCTGAAAAAGGTGTTTGATGAAGAATCTGGGCACGGGAGGAAATCTGTTGCTCTGGACCACCTTATCACAGGCAAAAGTCGCAAAGAAGCATCAAGAATGTTCTTCGAAACTCTG GTGCTAAAAACGAAAGATTATATACATGTCGAGCAAGAGAACTCTTCCGGGTTCATCACAATACTACCAAGATCAAAGCTTCTCAAGGCAGAGTTCTAA